A genomic stretch from Flavobacterium sp. KS-LB2 includes:
- a CDS encoding cell division ATP-binding protein FtsE — protein sequence MSQSVLSLKNVTIFQEGKSILSQVDLEVKHGEFLYIIGKTGSGKSSLMKTLYADLPLTEGEGNIVDFDLATLKEDDIPFLRRKIGIVFQDFKLLPDRTVNDNMLFVLKATGWTDNTKMQNKIDEVLNKVGMRDFGKKMPHQLSGGEQQRVAIARALLNDPELILADEPTGNLDPQTSAEVLEVLKKINANGKTIIMATHDYALLMKFPSKTLKCEDAKIFEVVQRTA from the coding sequence ATGTCACAATCCGTACTGTCTCTAAAAAATGTAACTATATTTCAAGAAGGAAAATCTATTTTATCCCAAGTAGACTTGGAGGTAAAACACGGTGAATTCCTTTATATTATTGGAAAAACAGGTTCTGGAAAAAGTAGTTTAATGAAAACTTTATATGCTGATTTACCTTTGACTGAAGGCGAAGGAAACATTGTAGATTTTGATTTAGCCACTTTAAAAGAAGATGACATTCCGTTTTTAAGACGTAAAATTGGGATTGTTTTTCAAGATTTCAAATTACTTCCGGACCGGACCGTAAATGACAATATGCTGTTTGTACTGAAAGCAACTGGCTGGACAGACAATACAAAAATGCAAAATAAAATTGACGAAGTTTTAAACAAAGTAGGAATGAGAGATTTTGGCAAAAAAATGCCTCATCAACTTTCTGGAGGTGAACAACAACGTGTAGCTATTGCTCGTGCTTTGTTGAATGATCCCGAATTAATCCTAGCTGACGAACCTACAGGAAACTTAGATCCACAAACGAGTGCCGAAGTACTGGAAGTCTTAAAAAAGATTAACGCCAATGGAAAAACCATCATTATGGCGACTCACGATTATGCATTATTGATGAAATTCCCTTCGAAAACGCTGAAATGTGAAGATGCAAAAATCTTTGAAGTAGTTCAGAGAACGGCATAA
- a CDS encoding glycosyltransferase family 2 protein — protein MLSILVPIYNYNVYPLVVALHKQCTDCEIAFEILCQDDASNSSVNALNEKVNALSNCSFISLKENVAHRENRNSLANQAKFDYLLFIDGDSIIIHEHYIKKYINNLLDFDVIYGGRLHPEKCPSNNQKLRWKYGKYIEDKSAANRKKKPYQSLLFNNTVIKKNCFNKVKFDKNIKKYGHDDTQLSYQLSLLKSKVNHIENPVEHGDIDTNLVYLNKTKESLENLISLYEEEKIDVKFVRLIQLYHFLKKTKTTFIISKIHSIFEKYVVQNLTGNHPNLFLFNWYRVGYLCSINATN, from the coding sequence ATGCTTTCTATTCTGGTTCCAATATACAATTACAATGTGTATCCTCTTGTTGTAGCATTGCACAAACAGTGTACGGATTGCGAAATAGCATTTGAAATTCTATGCCAAGACGACGCTTCTAATTCAAGTGTAAACGCTTTGAATGAAAAAGTAAACGCACTTTCCAATTGTAGTTTTATCTCCTTAAAAGAAAATGTAGCCCATCGAGAGAACAGAAATTCTCTTGCCAATCAGGCAAAATTTGATTACTTGCTTTTCATCGATGGAGACTCTATTATTATTCATGAACATTACATAAAAAAATACATCAACAATCTTTTGGATTTTGATGTTATTTATGGAGGTAGATTACATCCTGAAAAATGCCCTTCCAATAATCAAAAACTACGCTGGAAATACGGGAAATATATTGAAGATAAATCTGCAGCGAACCGAAAGAAAAAACCGTATCAATCGCTACTTTTTAACAATACTGTCATAAAAAAAAACTGTTTCAACAAAGTAAAATTTGACAAGAACATAAAAAAATACGGTCATGATGACACCCAACTTTCGTATCAGTTAAGTCTTTTAAAGTCTAAAGTAAATCACATTGAAAATCCTGTTGAACATGGAGATATAGATACTAATTTGGTTTATCTGAATAAAACTAAAGAGTCTCTAGAAAATTTGATTTCGTTATACGAAGAAGAAAAAATTGATGTCAAATTTGTACGACTGATTCAATTGTATCATTTTCTAAAAAAAACAAAAACTACGTTTATCATTTCCAAAATACATTCTATTTTCGAAAAATATGTAGTTCAAAACTTAACTGGAAACCATCCTAATTTATTTCTTTTTAATTGGTATCGAGTTGGATATTTATGCTCAATCAACGCTACAAATTAA
- a CDS encoding oligosaccharide flippase family protein: MSETKTSYHQILKTTSLFGGVQLLTIFIAVIRTKLIAIFVGPAGMGIIALLNSAIGIISGFSGLGIETSAVKHISAEYKNEDLNTVAVTVSVVKKVALVTGIIGSLVTLLFSNWLSLITFGNTDQMLSFMLLSIVLLFRQLTVAELAILQGLRKMRFLAKANLYGNICGLLLSVPLYYCYGIDAIVPTIIGISLSALLFSFYYSKKVVIERRSVTKPELMIEGKRIIKLGFMLTISGLLTLLTTYLIQIYVGKQGGLEQVGFYNAGFTLLNSYVGIIFTVMSTDYFPRLASISNQNEAVKTSVSQQSFLSILIITPIIILFLTLIPLIVKVVFTPAFTTIIPMVCFGILAMLFRAVSWSMGYILIAKGDSKMFLKTAIGFNTVSLLLNVLGYYFYGLEGLGFSFLVYYVIHFFGLKIITKKRYGFYFDSDFYQIYLICILMCFATFLFRYIPNPILKYSSMAIMVVLSIVFVLFQMNKKVALKGFFNALIKKKND, translated from the coding sequence ATGTCTGAAACCAAAACTTCATATCATCAAATTTTAAAAACGACTTCGCTTTTTGGTGGTGTTCAATTGCTCACGATTTTCATTGCTGTAATCCGAACTAAATTAATTGCTATTTTTGTAGGTCCGGCGGGAATGGGCATTATTGCTTTGTTGAATTCTGCTATTGGTATCATTAGTGGTTTCTCGGGTTTAGGAATTGAAACAAGCGCAGTCAAGCATATTTCAGCAGAATACAAAAATGAAGATTTGAATACGGTTGCGGTTACGGTTTCAGTGGTTAAAAAAGTAGCATTAGTAACAGGAATCATTGGATCGCTAGTGACGTTGCTTTTTTCAAATTGGTTGAGCCTTATTACTTTTGGCAATACAGACCAAATGCTTTCGTTTATGTTACTCTCCATTGTGTTACTTTTTAGGCAATTGACAGTGGCAGAATTAGCGATTTTGCAAGGGTTGCGAAAAATGCGCTTTTTAGCTAAAGCGAATTTATATGGAAATATTTGCGGCTTGCTACTCTCCGTTCCGTTGTATTATTGCTATGGAATTGACGCTATTGTTCCCACGATAATTGGGATTTCGTTATCGGCTTTATTATTTTCTTTTTACTATTCGAAAAAAGTAGTAATCGAAAGAAGGAGCGTAACAAAGCCGGAATTAATGATAGAGGGAAAGCGTATTATTAAGTTAGGATTTATGCTTACAATAAGTGGTTTGTTGACTTTATTGACTACGTATTTAATCCAAATTTATGTTGGAAAACAAGGTGGTTTAGAACAAGTAGGATTTTATAATGCCGGCTTTACGTTATTGAATTCGTATGTTGGAATTATTTTTACGGTGATGAGTACTGATTATTTTCCGAGATTAGCTTCCATTAGTAATCAAAATGAGGCAGTCAAAACGAGTGTTTCGCAACAATCGTTTCTTTCGATATTGATAATAACTCCTATAATAATTTTGTTTTTAACATTGATTCCGCTTATCGTTAAAGTGGTATTTACACCTGCATTTACTACTATCATTCCGATGGTTTGTTTTGGAATTTTGGCAATGCTATTTCGGGCAGTCTCATGGTCTATGGGATATATTTTGATTGCCAAAGGAGATTCAAAAATGTTTTTAAAAACAGCAATAGGTTTCAATACTGTATCGTTACTATTAAATGTTTTAGGCTATTATTTCTATGGATTGGAAGGACTAGGTTTTAGTTTTTTAGTCTATTATGTGATTCATTTTTTTGGTTTAAAAATAATCACTAAAAAAAGATATGGTTTTTATTTTGATAGTGATTTTTACCAAATATATTTAATTTGTATCCTGATGTGTTTTGCGACTTTTTTGTTTCGATACATTCCGAATCCAATTTTAAAATATAGTTCAATGGCAATAATGGTCGTGCTCTCTATTGTTTTTGTTCTGTTTCAAATGAATAAAAAGGTGGCACTAAAAGGATTTTTCAATGCTTTAATCAAGAAAAAAAATGATTAA
- a CDS encoding glycosyltransferase, which yields MQDNPLVTIICLCYNQQEYILESLFSVINQDYPSIELIIVDDCSTDNSKAVIEKWRIDFPKIQFIANDFNLGSTKSFNKALKKANGEFIIDLAADDVLLPHCVSSQINAFKNTAYKNIGIVYGNATLITEKGVFDSYYFPVNYLKKVITPRITGNIYESVLTGGDCMCSVSSMVKKTVFDSLNGYDESLAYEDLDFWIRASRIYDFDFIDEILIQKRTVENSLGTHFFKKNDAKGRKINHSTYLILKKAIALNKTKKENKAVLKRIHFELILAYKTVNYILLLKYISLEIKLRLQVLFS from the coding sequence ATGCAAGACAATCCCTTGGTCACCATTATTTGCTTGTGTTACAATCAGCAGGAATATATCTTGGAGAGTTTGTTTTCAGTTATTAATCAAGATTATCCTAGTATAGAACTTATTATTGTTGATGATTGTAGTACCGATAATTCAAAAGCTGTAATTGAAAAATGGCGTATTGATTTCCCGAAAATCCAATTTATTGCAAACGACTTTAATTTAGGCAGTACCAAATCGTTTAATAAAGCCTTAAAAAAAGCCAATGGTGAATTTATAATTGACTTGGCGGCCGATGATGTTTTATTGCCGCATTGTGTTAGCTCACAAATAAATGCGTTCAAAAATACAGCTTATAAAAATATTGGGATTGTGTATGGCAATGCTACATTAATTACTGAAAAAGGTGTTTTTGACTCTTATTATTTTCCTGTAAACTATCTCAAAAAAGTAATAACTCCCAGAATCACGGGCAACATTTATGAGTCTGTTCTTACTGGTGGAGATTGCATGTGTTCCGTTTCATCGATGGTAAAAAAAACAGTATTTGATTCTTTAAATGGATATGACGAGTCGCTGGCTTATGAAGATTTAGATTTTTGGATTCGCGCCTCTCGAATATATGATTTCGATTTTATTGATGAAATTTTAATCCAAAAAAGGACGGTCGAGAATTCATTAGGAACTCATTTTTTTAAGAAAAATGATGCTAAAGGCCGAAAAATAAATCACTCTACTTATTTAATTCTAAAAAAGGCAATTGCGCTAAATAAAACAAAAAAAGAGAATAAAGCCGTTCTAAAACGCATCCATTTTGAATTGATTTTGGCCTATAAAACGGTAAACTACATACTACTATTAAAATATATTTCTTTAGAAATAAAGCTAAGATTACAAGTGCTTTTTTCCTAA
- a CDS encoding glycosyltransferase family 4 protein, translating to MKLLYVVPNINNEGGVARVLSVKTNYLVEKMGYEVHILTQNEGFSPLFYAFNSNIIFHDMVLKGNLFQFFNSFSKGLKTKTKTIQPDVIIVCDNGLKAYLIPFILKIKIPLVLEMHSSKFIEERKLDKNSFTKVVASGVLIFKKIGIQQYDRFVVETSGSIAEWNIKNTIVIPNPLWFVSYKVSALENNKVIAVGRHTYEKGFDRLLQIWKKVVAKYPDWILEIYGKASESIDLKSLAENLNVSENVVFHEPVQDIEQKYLEASFYLMTSRFEGFGMVLIEAMASGLPCIAYDCPCGPKGILSNGKDGFLIKDGNESDYVKAVERLIENVTLRKEMGKKAKASSEKYHIDAIMETWNQLFIEIKNN from the coding sequence ATGAAACTTTTATACGTTGTTCCCAACATAAATAATGAAGGAGGTGTTGCAAGAGTCCTTTCGGTAAAAACCAATTATCTAGTTGAAAAAATGGGATATGAAGTGCATATTCTGACTCAAAATGAGGGTTTTTCTCCGTTGTTTTATGCTTTTAATTCCAATATTATTTTTCATGATATGGTATTGAAAGGGAACCTATTTCAGTTTTTTAATTCATTTTCCAAAGGGTTAAAAACTAAAACTAAAACCATTCAGCCCGATGTCATTATCGTTTGTGATAATGGTTTAAAAGCGTACTTGATTCCTTTTATTTTAAAAATCAAAATTCCTCTTGTGTTAGAAATGCACAGTTCTAAGTTTATCGAGGAAAGAAAATTGGATAAAAATAGTTTTACTAAAGTGGTTGCAAGTGGTGTTCTTATTTTTAAAAAAATCGGAATACAGCAATACGATCGATTTGTAGTTGAAACAAGCGGTAGTATTGCAGAATGGAATATCAAAAATACTATTGTTATTCCGAATCCTTTATGGTTTGTTTCCTATAAAGTCAGTGCTTTAGAAAATAATAAAGTCATTGCGGTAGGTCGACACACGTACGAAAAAGGATTTGACAGGCTCTTACAAATCTGGAAAAAAGTAGTTGCAAAATACCCCGATTGGATATTAGAAATTTACGGTAAAGCATCAGAAAGTATCGATTTAAAATCCTTGGCTGAAAATCTAAATGTTTCGGAAAATGTTGTTTTTCACGAACCTGTTCAAGATATTGAACAAAAATATTTAGAAGCTTCTTTTTATCTGATGACATCTCGATTTGAAGGTTTTGGCATGGTTTTAATTGAGGCGATGGCTTCGGGATTGCCATGTATTGCTTATGATTGTCCATGTGGGCCAAAAGGTATTTTATCTAATGGCAAAGATGGGTTTTTGATTAAAGATGGAAACGAATCAGATTATGTAAAAGCAGTAGAGCGATTAATTGAAAATGTTACACTAAGAAAAGAAATGGGTAAAAAGGCAAAAGCATCTAGCGAAAAATACCACATCGATGCTATTATGGAAACTTGGAATCAGTTATTTATTGAAATCAAAAACAATTAA
- a CDS encoding glycosyltransferase, with product MILPNKKIKIALIGYRLSTGGAEKVMAVLSQFFQKQGLEVHNIIVLDSVSYAYSGKLVNLGKLKNASNGLLNKWKRFTFLKKYLDENQFDFIIDFRFRIKPIQEVLIAKWLYKTKTIFTVHSFLMDHYLPNWTFLSRFIYGDCYKVVSISDESKALIEKKHQLKNVIRIYNPIDIDEITLKSKAENELEFDYIIGVGQMETNIKQFDKLIEAYAKSVLSTNNIHLVLLGDGEHKQMLLNVAKTRNIAEKVHFLGYQDNPFKYLKKARFFVLSSLNEGLPNVILESLACETPVIAFDCSSGPREMIQHKENGLLVANQDIEKLSEAMNLLVEDENLYRYCKQNALQSVQSFSVSTIGKQWLNLMKISLK from the coding sequence ATGATATTGCCCAACAAAAAAATTAAAATTGCTTTAATTGGTTATCGATTAAGTACTGGCGGAGCCGAAAAGGTGATGGCGGTATTGTCTCAATTTTTTCAAAAACAAGGATTAGAGGTTCATAATATCATCGTTCTTGATTCCGTTTCGTATGCCTATTCAGGAAAACTAGTCAATCTAGGTAAGCTAAAAAATGCATCCAACGGCCTTTTAAATAAATGGAAACGGTTCACTTTTCTTAAAAAATACCTAGACGAAAATCAATTTGATTTCATCATCGATTTCCGATTTAGGATAAAACCCATTCAAGAAGTGCTGATAGCGAAATGGCTTTATAAAACGAAAACTATTTTTACAGTTCATAGTTTTTTAATGGATCATTACCTACCAAACTGGACTTTTCTCAGCCGCTTTATATACGGAGATTGCTATAAAGTAGTCAGTATTTCGGATGAATCCAAAGCTTTAATAGAGAAGAAACACCAGCTTAAAAATGTTATCCGAATTTATAATCCAATTGATATTGATGAAATTACCTTAAAAAGTAAAGCGGAAAATGAGCTTGAATTTGATTATATTATTGGCGTGGGCCAAATGGAAACAAACATCAAACAATTTGATAAACTGATTGAAGCGTATGCTAAATCTGTTTTGTCAACAAATAATATTCATTTGGTTTTACTCGGCGATGGTGAACATAAGCAAATGCTTTTAAATGTGGCTAAAACAAGAAATATTGCCGAGAAAGTACATTTTTTAGGCTATCAGGACAATCCATTTAAATATTTAAAAAAGGCACGATTTTTTGTTTTGAGTAGTTTGAATGAAGGTTTGCCTAATGTTATTTTAGAATCTTTGGCTTGTGAAACGCCAGTTATAGCTTTTGATTGTTCATCAGGACCACGCGAAATGATTCAGCATAAAGAAAATGGACTGTTGGTTGCCAACCAAGATATAGAAAAACTTTCTGAAGCGATGAATTTATTGGTGGAAGACGAAAATTTATATCGATATTGCAAGCAAAATGCGTTGCAAAGTGTGCAATCTTTTTCGGTTTCAACTATTGGAAAACAATGGTTGAATCTAATGAAAATCAGCTTAAAATAG
- a CDS encoding sugar 3,4-ketoisomerase, with protein MTTLKDIQLLQIPVVEDRRGNLAFIQDDVIPFEFKRVYYLFDVPSNSFRGSHSHINQCEVLVALSGSFEVVLNDGTEKKSFLLNKPNVGLYISTGIWRELENFSSGAVCLVLASDVYDEEDYIRDFNQFLESKK; from the coding sequence ATGACAACATTAAAAGACATACAACTTTTACAAATTCCTGTTGTGGAGGATAGGCGTGGGAATTTAGCATTTATTCAAGATGATGTTATACCATTTGAATTCAAGCGTGTGTATTATCTTTTTGATGTGCCTAGCAATTCCTTTAGAGGCAGTCATTCGCACATCAATCAATGTGAAGTGCTGGTCGCTTTGAGCGGAAGTTTTGAAGTCGTTTTAAATGACGGAACAGAAAAAAAATCATTTCTATTGAATAAACCTAATGTCGGATTGTATATTTCAACAGGAATTTGGAGAGAATTAGAAAATTTTTCTTCGGGGGCGGTTTGTTTGGTTTTGGCTTCTGATGTTTATGACGAAGAAGATTATATTCGGGATTTTAATCAATTTTTGGAATCAAAAAAATGA
- a CDS encoding acyltransferase yields MQLFYSVNWTKTLYFNFKKFPFAVAKQLPVFFYGKVKFTAITGEIHIIGPIKKGMIGFGQPYEMNTLHKGIAEINILGTIVFNGYVQFGKDYFMYIGEDGYCEFGHMSSLASNTKLICIERIVLGNYARFGSEAQIMDTNFHQMMNTQTGEKFKMTAPISIGNYNYASNRVTVFQGTKTPDFCTIASNSLCNTDYTSFGSNILIGGIPAKFIKDSISRDWEGEKAALDAYLMI; encoded by the coding sequence ATGCAACTCTTTTACTCCGTAAATTGGACAAAAACGTTGTATTTTAATTTCAAAAAATTTCCTTTTGCTGTTGCTAAACAACTTCCCGTTTTTTTTTATGGAAAAGTAAAATTCACTGCAATAACCGGGGAAATCCATATCATTGGACCTATTAAAAAGGGGATGATTGGTTTTGGGCAGCCGTACGAAATGAACACGCTGCACAAAGGTATTGCCGAAATTAATATTTTGGGTACTATTGTTTTTAATGGATACGTACAATTTGGCAAAGATTATTTTATGTATATTGGAGAAGATGGATACTGTGAATTTGGTCACATGTCATCCTTAGCTTCAAATACAAAGTTAATCTGTATCGAACGAATTGTATTGGGAAATTACGCCCGTTTTGGTTCGGAAGCTCAAATTATGGATACCAATTTCCATCAGATGATGAATACTCAAACTGGCGAAAAATTTAAAATGACGGCACCTATTTCAATTGGGAATTACAATTACGCATCCAACAGAGTGACGGTGTTTCAAGGAACGAAAACGCCTGATTTTTGTACGATAGCTTCAAATAGTTTATGCAATACCGATTATACTTCTTTTGGATCCAATATTTTAATTGGAGGCATCCCTGCAAAATTCATAAAAGATTCTATTTCTAGAGATTGGGAAGGTGAAAAAGCAGCATTGGATGCTTATTTGATGATCTAG
- a CDS encoding GNAT family N-acetyltransferase, producing MKNYAVKQYQENDYTNWNTFIGQAKNATFLFHRDFMEYHKDRFEDFSLMIFEDEKLVAVLPANRVGDDVFSHKGLTYGGLVYLPKLNGEKVATILDAVLSFFKENAIQSFYYKPIPLFYVSNGNSEIDFFLNKKGAFLDKKEMNLAINLAMPLTISKSKLKHFRRIEELDLELVEEQQLESFWELVLEPRLLEKHNAKPVHTRQEITALKEKFPNNIRQFSAYYDGTIIAGITLFETKTVVKSQYGATTKKGEEMRALDFLFINLIQKYKSEGKLFFDMGIVNEDNEKGYHAGLLKQKEELGCSVYSQDFYKMKLI from the coding sequence GTGAAAAACTACGCTGTCAAACAATACCAAGAAAACGATTATACAAATTGGAATACCTTTATCGGTCAAGCCAAAAATGCTACCTTTTTGTTTCACCGAGATTTTATGGAATACCACAAAGATCGATTCGAGGATTTCTCTTTGATGATTTTTGAGGACGAAAAACTAGTGGCTGTTTTACCTGCAAATAGAGTTGGAGATGACGTTTTTTCGCACAAAGGTTTAACGTATGGCGGATTAGTTTATTTGCCTAAATTAAATGGAGAAAAAGTAGCAACGATTTTGGATGCTGTTCTGTCTTTTTTTAAAGAAAATGCGATACAATCCTTTTATTACAAACCAATTCCTTTGTTTTATGTGTCAAATGGAAATTCCGAAATTGATTTTTTCTTGAATAAAAAAGGAGCGTTTTTGGATAAAAAAGAAATGAATTTGGCCATCAATTTAGCCATGCCATTGACTATTTCAAAAAGTAAATTAAAGCATTTCAGGAGAATTGAAGAACTCGATTTAGAACTAGTCGAAGAACAGCAATTAGAGTCATTTTGGGAATTGGTCTTAGAGCCAAGACTATTAGAAAAACACAATGCAAAGCCCGTACATACGCGACAAGAAATTACAGCACTCAAAGAAAAGTTCCCGAATAATATCAGACAGTTTTCAGCGTATTATGATGGTACTATCATTGCAGGTATAACACTTTTTGAAACAAAAACTGTGGTGAAATCACAATATGGAGCCACCACTAAAAAAGGCGAGGAGATGCGTGCGTTGGATTTTTTATTCATTAATTTGATACAAAAATACAAGAGCGAAGGTAAACTTTTTTTTGATATGGGAATTGTGAACGAGGATAATGAAAAAGGATACCATGCTGGACTTTTGAAGCAAAAAGAGGAATTAGGATGCTCCGTTTACAGTCAGGATTTTTACAAAATGAAGCTGATATGA
- a CDS encoding trimeric intracellular cation channel family protein, which yields MFHLLDIIGTMAFAMSGALTAMNKKMDPFGVFIIAFVTAVGGGTLRDILIGRTPVGWMLDLKYVYVIIIGFIMAIIFRKKFDRLRTSLFLFDTIGLGVFTLIGLEKGMNIGLHPVICVALGTMTACFGGVIRDILCTEIPVIFRREIYATICILGGIVFFILREFNLENDVLYLGTSLVIISVRLMAVKFKWYLPTLEHK from the coding sequence ATGTTCCATTTATTAGACATCATTGGTACGATGGCTTTTGCCATGTCTGGCGCCTTGACAGCAATGAATAAAAAGATGGATCCTTTTGGAGTATTTATCATTGCATTTGTAACTGCTGTGGGTGGTGGAACCTTGCGTGATATCCTAATTGGCCGCACTCCAGTGGGATGGATGCTGGATTTAAAATATGTTTATGTGATTATCATCGGATTTATAATGGCGATTATTTTTAGAAAAAAATTCGATAGATTGCGAACTTCCTTATTTTTATTCGACACCATTGGATTGGGTGTTTTTACTTTAATTGGACTTGAAAAAGGAATGAATATTGGACTTCATCCAGTTATTTGTGTGGCTTTAGGAACCATGACTGCTTGTTTTGGAGGGGTTATTAGAGATATTTTGTGTACTGAAATCCCCGTTATTTTCAGAAGAGAAATTTATGCTACGATTTGTATTTTGGGAGGAATTGTTTTCTTTATCCTTCGAGAATTTAATTTAGAAAACGATGTTTTGTACCTGGGAACCTCTTTAGTTATAATCTCCGTTCGTTTGATGGCGGTAAAATTCAAATGGTATTTGCCTACTTTAGAACATAAATAA
- a CDS encoding DegT/DnrJ/EryC1/StrS family aminotransferase gives MIRFLDLKKINEPYEIAFQEKLKVVLANGWYVLGNEVKEFETSFAKYCGTQYCIGTGNGFDALVLIFKGYIQLGKLQKGDEIIVPANTYIASILAILEADLIPILVEPKLETYNINPNLIVEKITSKTKGILVVHLYGQLAEMDAIYEIAQANDLLIIEDAAQAHGAIKNQESKIKNQKSSVAYSFYPSKNLGCLGDGGAVTTNDVELAQVIQSLRNYGSETKYYNDYIGVNSRLDELQAAFLNVKLPFLDADNEQRRTIAKRYLSEIKNDKIILPTVSLRGTKQSNHVFHLFVIRTQNRIDLQDYLHQNGIQTVIHYPVPPHQQKAFSTKASGWHNLTFPITERIHNEVLSLPISPVLTMDEVAFIIEVLNRY, from the coding sequence ATGATACGATTTCTTGATTTAAAAAAAATAAACGAACCATATGAAATTGCTTTTCAAGAAAAATTGAAAGTGGTTTTAGCTAATGGTTGGTATGTTTTAGGGAATGAAGTTAAGGAATTCGAAACGAGCTTTGCGAAGTATTGCGGAACACAATACTGCATCGGAACTGGAAATGGTTTTGATGCATTGGTATTGATTTTTAAAGGATACATTCAACTTGGAAAACTGCAAAAAGGTGATGAAATCATTGTTCCTGCAAATACTTATATTGCAAGTATTCTAGCTATTTTAGAAGCTGATTTAATTCCTATTTTGGTCGAGCCAAAATTAGAAACCTACAACATTAACCCCAATTTAATTGTAGAAAAAATCACCTCAAAAACCAAAGGAATTCTTGTTGTTCATCTCTACGGACAATTGGCAGAAATGGATGCGATATATGAAATTGCTCAAGCAAATGATTTGCTGATCATTGAAGATGCTGCTCAGGCTCACGGAGCAATCAAAAATCAAGAATCAAAAATCAAGAATCAGAAATCAAGCGTAGCATATAGTTTTTATCCGAGTAAGAATTTGGGTTGTTTAGGCGACGGCGGCGCAGTTACCACAAATGATGTGGAGTTAGCTCAAGTCATTCAATCGCTCCGTAATTATGGTTCGGAAACCAAATATTACAATGACTACATTGGTGTAAATTCAAGATTAGACGAACTGCAAGCGGCTTTTTTAAATGTGAAATTGCCTTTTTTAGATGCTGATAATGAACAGCGCAGAACAATTGCCAAACGGTATTTGTCTGAAATTAAAAACGACAAAATAATTCTTCCAACAGTATCATTGCGAGGAACGAAGCAATCTAATCACGTTTTTCATTTGTTTGTTATTCGCACGCAAAACAGAATAGATTTGCAGGATTATTTGCATCAAAATGGAATTCAAACGGTAATCCATTATCCAGTTCCGCCCCATCAACAAAAAGCATTTTCTACTAAAGCTTCGGGATGGCATAATCTCACTTTTCCTATTACTGAAAGAATTCACAATGAAGTGTTGAGTTTACCAATAAGTCCAGTTTTAACAATGGATGAGGTGGCTTTTATTATTGAAGTTTTAAATCGATATTAA